In Rana temporaria chromosome 3, aRanTem1.1, whole genome shotgun sequence, a single window of DNA contains:
- the LOC120930951 gene encoding transcription factor HES-7.1-like — MKIEKLQNPKIEKAEILEYTVQFLQSTMKPSEMPQDNFSQEYQSGFQHCLQTSLHLINSSQQLSCVSKDFLFQQLSLNHPEVSSSLDHQYLTLHKVSSTFSQKTSPQRDYSLKSPGDHKNNLVIAQSGLSSDQKWSSWRPWA, encoded by the exons ATGAAGATTGAG AAATTACAGAATCCAAAGATTGAGAAAGCAGAGATCTTGGAATATACCGTTCAGTTTCTCCAGTCCACGATGAAGCCCTCTGAGATGCCTCAAGATAACTTCAGTCAGGAATACCAATCTGGCTTCCAGCATTGCCTTCAAACTAGCTTGCACTTAATAAACTCCAGCCAGCAACTGTCTTGTGTAAGCAAGGACTTCCTCTTCCAACAGTTATCGCTAAACCACCCTGAGGTGTCTTCATCACTGGACCACCAATATCTCACACTCCACAAGGTATCGTCTACATTTAGTCAAAAGACATCTCCACAACGTGACTACTCATTAAAATCCCCGGGGGACCATAAAAATAACCTAGTTATTGCTCAAAGCGGACTTTCTTCTGATCAAAAGTGGAGCTCTTGGAGACCATGGGCCTAA